The following is a genomic window from Opitutus sp. GAS368.
CCTTCCGTCCTCTGTAGATGGCTTTCATCGACCCGCTTTTCTCGGTAGGGTTTTTGCGGAAGACGATCTGGAAGCTGTGGTATCCGTTCCTCACACGCCGGCTGCGCGGCGAGGAGGTGCTGTTCCTCAATTACGCATTCGAGGCCGAGCCGCCCGTCGGGTTGCCGCTCGATACCGCTGACGAACCAAACCGCGCCTGCATCCAACTCTACCATCACGTTGCCACGCAAACCGAACTGCGCGGCAAACATGTCTTGGAAGTGAGCTGCGGCCACGGCGGCGGCGCGTCGTGGCTCACACGCACGCTGCAGCCGGTTCGTTACACCGGCCTCGATCTGAATCCCACGGGCATCAAGTTCTGCTGGCAGCGCCATCCGGTCGCCGGACTGGAATTCGTGCAAGGCGACGCCGAGAACCTGCCCTTCCCGTCGGCGAGCTTCGACGCCGTCATCAATGTCGAGGCCTCGCACTGTTATCCTGATTTCCCGCGCTTCCTCGGCGAGGTCGCCCGGGTGCTGAAACCCGGCGGTCATTTCCTCTACGCCGACTTCCGCTTTGGCGAAGGGCTCGCCGACTGGGAACAGGCGCTCGCCGCCGCGCCGCTCAAGCTACGGCACTCGCGCACCATCAACGCCGAAGTGCTGCGGGGCATGGATCGCAACTCCGAGCGCTCCCAGAAGCTGCTCGTGCGTCACCTGCCGGTGTTCATGCAGTCGCTCGGCCGCGACTTCGCCGGTATCCGGGGCTCGCGCATCTACAATGCACTGAAGGAGGACCGTCTGTCCTATCGCTCCTATTGTTTTCAGAAAATGTAGGGTCGCCGCTTGCCGGCGACCTTGGGCTGTGAGGACGAGGTCGTCGCAAGCGACGACCCTACAATTGGCGGTCTCACTCCTCCGTCACGTCCACACCCTCGAGCTCGCCGTCGTCGCTGATGCGCACGCTGACCGTCATCGGTCGGCAGCAGACCTCGCAGTCCACCGTAAATTCCGCACTACCCTCGCTGGTGTCCAGCGCGAGCGAGAACGTCTCGCCGCAGTGCGGGCATTCGATGTTGAGGGAATCGTGCATTTGACTGGGGTGGAACCGGGCCTCTGGACCGGTTTGGGTTGCTAGCCCTACTCCGTCAGGTTCCGACCCACCCCGTCGCCGGGCCTATGGCCGACAGGCCCCTCTCCGGAGGGGATTATCGCCGGCGTTGGTTTGGGTCCCCCCTCGAGAGGGGTGCCCGGCAGGGCGGGGTGTGTCGCTCGAGGCAT
Proteins encoded in this region:
- a CDS encoding phthiotriol/phenolphthiotriol dimycocerosates methyltransferase, whose translation is MAFIDPLFSVGFLRKTIWKLWYPFLTRRLRGEEVLFLNYAFEAEPPVGLPLDTADEPNRACIQLYHHVATQTELRGKHVLEVSCGHGGGASWLTRTLQPVRYTGLDLNPTGIKFCWQRHPVAGLEFVQGDAENLPFPSASFDAVINVEASHCYPDFPRFLGEVARVLKPGGHFLYADFRFGEGLADWEQALAAAPLKLRHSRTINAEVLRGMDRNSERSQKLLVRHLPVFMQSLGRDFAGIRGSRIYNALKEDRLSYRSYCFQKM
- a CDS encoding CPXCG motif-containing cysteine-rich protein; its protein translation is MHDSLNIECPHCGETFSLALDTSEGSAEFTVDCEVCCRPMTVSVRISDDGELEGVDVTEE